In Campylobacter sp. VBCF_01 NA2, one DNA window encodes the following:
- a CDS encoding type II secretion system protein: protein MRKGFTLIELIFIVVIVGILAAVAVPQTERNALVEASDQLVSHIRYTQQLAMYDNKFDANDVNWYQRAWRIQFHNAAKAGHATGWRYTIFTDTSAAAADGKLSGNPNCGGPDFVCVARDPQNPSRLLTSGFADQAFNNRGDLMNNKLNLQGKYGITNIAFAGGCAGVQTISFDHIGRPMGALQASATPYDRVFVEDCNVTLTNDAGDSSVITIRPETGYVSYQLSGADISQ, encoded by the coding sequence ATGAGAAAAGGTTTTACATTAATTGAACTTATTTTTATTGTAGTTATAGTTGGGATACTTGCAGCGGTTGCAGTTCCCCAAACAGAGCGAAATGCCCTAGTCGAAGCGAGCGATCAGCTCGTATCACACATACGCTATACGCAACAATTGGCGATGTATGATAATAAATTTGACGCAAATGATGTTAATTGGTATCAAAGAGCATGGAGAATTCAGTTTCATAACGCTGCCAAGGCCGGTCATGCTACTGGGTGGAGATACACCATTTTTACAGATACTTCTGCTGCTGCTGCTGATGGTAAATTGTCTGGTAATCCAAATTGTGGTGGTCCAGATTTTGTTTGTGTCGCCAGAGATCCACAAAATCCATCTAGACTTCTAACCTCTGGTTTTGCAGATCAAGCTTTTAACAACAGAGGTGATTTGATGAATAATAAGTTAAATTTACAAGGCAAATATGGCATTACAAATATCGCTTTTGCTGGCGGGTGTGCTGGCGTGCAGACAATTTCGTTTGATCATATCGGACGCCCAATGGGTGCATTACAAGCTTCTGCTACGCCGTATGATAGAGTGTTTGTCGAGGATTGTAATGTAACACTTACAAATGATGCTGGCGATAGCTCTGTTATTACCATACGCCCTGAAACTGGCTATGTTTCATATCAGCTAAGTGGCGCAGATATCAGCCAATAA
- the metG gene encoding methionine--tRNA ligase, with translation MKKYILTPIYYVNDVPHIGHAYTTIICDTMARFYRLQGHEVIFKTGTDEHGQKIEEAAAKRGKTPQQYADEISAKFKELWDKFEISYDMYSRTTDKNHEIGVQNVFRKMYENGDIYKGEYEGNYCVSCESFFPSNQLIDGEYCPDCGKKTRILKEESYFFKLSAYGDRLLKWYESDKCILPLGKKNEVISFVKSGLKDLSITRTGFDWGIKIPSELKDDKHVIYVWLDALMDYLTSIGYGVDDAKMDFWGDTLHIVGKDILRFHAVYWPAFLMSLNLPMPRTIAAHGWWTRDGRKMSKSLGNVVNPAEVADAYGLEQFRYFLLREVPFGQDGDFSQKAIISRINSELANELGNLLNRIIGMSAKYSANIINSKDVLKYYTDEINEANALISSAIAQLEEVATNRYLEELWKALALANGAIAKYEPWNLIKNGESEKANALVALVANILAKVAVLLSPAMPKTADKIASALGFKISTEIYEKLCLRGELLDYSASACEPLFAKVESELMSRPEASVEPKKDENAEAQIKIDDFAKCVIKVGKVLECENIDGSDKLLRFMIDLGEEAPRQIISGIAKFYSPKELIGKQVCVLANLKPAKIFGHISQGMILSAEDGKLTLLGTHGEVKNGARVG, from the coding sequence ATGAAAAAATACATACTAACGCCTATTTATTATGTCAATGATGTCCCGCATATCGGGCATGCTTATACTACGATTATCTGCGATACTATGGCTAGATTTTATCGCTTGCAAGGGCATGAGGTTATCTTTAAAACCGGCACCGACGAACATGGTCAAAAAATCGAAGAAGCCGCTGCTAAACGGGGTAAAACACCGCAACAATACGCAGATGAAATCAGTGCGAAATTCAAAGAATTATGGGATAAATTCGAAATTTCTTACGATATGTATTCAAGGACGACAGATAAAAACCACGAAATAGGCGTGCAAAATGTATTTCGCAAAATGTATGAAAACGGCGATATTTACAAGGGCGAATACGAGGGGAATTACTGCGTTAGTTGCGAGAGTTTTTTCCCGTCAAATCAGCTAATAGACGGCGAATACTGCCCTGATTGTGGCAAAAAAACTAGAATTTTAAAAGAAGAAAGCTATTTTTTCAAACTCAGCGCTTATGGCGATAGGCTCTTAAAATGGTATGAGAGCGATAAGTGCATTTTGCCTTTGGGTAAGAAAAATGAGGTTATAAGCTTCGTAAAAAGTGGCTTAAAAGACCTTTCTATCACACGCACAGGCTTTGATTGGGGTATTAAAATTCCAAGCGAGCTAAAAGATGATAAACATGTGATTTATGTCTGGTTAGATGCGTTGATGGATTATCTCACTTCCATAGGTTATGGTGTAGATGACGCTAAAATGGACTTTTGGGGCGACACGCTTCATATAGTCGGCAAGGATATTTTGAGATTTCACGCTGTGTATTGGCCGGCGTTTTTGATGAGCTTAAATTTGCCTATGCCACGCACTATCGCAGCGCACGGCTGGTGGACTAGGGACGGACGCAAAATGAGCAAAAGCTTAGGCAATGTCGTAAATCCTGCCGAGGTGGCTGACGCTTATGGTTTGGAGCAGTTTAGATACTTTTTGCTCCGTGAGGTGCCGTTTGGTCAAGACGGCGATTTTTCGCAAAAAGCTATCATTAGTCGCATAAATTCAGAACTTGCAAACGAACTTGGAAATTTATTAAACCGCATTATCGGTATGAGCGCGAAGTATTCGGCAAATATCATAAACTCCAAAGATGTTTTAAAATACTACACAGACGAGATAAACGAGGCAAATGCTTTGATAAGCTCGGCAATCGCTCAACTTGAAGAAGTCGCGACAAATCGCTATTTAGAGGAGCTTTGGAAGGCTCTTGCGTTGGCAAATGGCGCGATTGCAAAATATGAGCCGTGGAATTTGATAAAAAATGGCGAGAGCGAAAAAGCAAATGCGCTTGTGGCGCTTGTAGCCAATATTTTGGCCAAAGTTGCTGTGCTTTTAAGTCCTGCAATGCCAAAAACTGCGGATAAAATCGCCTCTGCGCTGGGATTTAAAATTTCAACTGAAATTTACGAAAAACTCTGTCTTCGTGGCGAGTTATTGGATTATAGCGCGAGTGCGTGCGAGCCGCTGTTTGCGAAGGTCGAAAGTGAGCTTATGAGCAGACCAGAGGCAAGTGTCGAGCCTAAAAAAGATGAAAACGCTGAGGCACAGATCAAAATCGATGATTTTGCAAAATGCGTGATTAAAGTAGGCAAGGTCTTGGAGTGCGAAAATATCGATGGTAGCGATAAATTGCTAAGATTTATGATTGATTTAGGCGAGGAGGCTCCACGCCAAATCATCAGCGGTATCGCTAAATTTTATAGTCCAAAAGAACTAATTGGCAAACAAGTCTGCGTCCTAGCAAACCTAAAACCAGCCAAAATTTTCGGACACATTAGCCAAGGTATGATTTTAAGCGCGGAAGACGGCAAACTTACGCTTCTTGGCACACATGGCGAAGTAAAAAACGGCGCGCGAGTAGGGTAG
- a CDS encoding menaquinone biosynthesis decarboxylase — protein MKSVENIENLITSNPWIHKLHKAGLLRIIAEPCDIDLEIAHISYIEVKKPNSQALLFLNPTNSAGAKFAPVLTNVFGSFEALNLILGREVEEIAGEIEALLKPKKPKNFKEKIDFLSYLVSLRKVFTKRKKVRGECQQVVHTGADVDLGSLPILKTWKNDGGAFITMGQVYTKDLNGDTQNLGMYRLQVYDKNHLGMHWQIHKDGAHLYHEYARAGRKMPVSVAIGGDPLYIWCGQAPLPKGVFELLLYGFIRKEPACLVKSITNDIYVPHDADFVIEGFVEPGEMCDEGPFGDHTGFYTPILPFPVMRVEAITHKTNPIFAATVVGKPPLEDKFMGYATERIFLPLFRTSAPDLIDYRMPENGVFHNLILAKFHSRYPAHAQQLMHAFWGVGQMSFVKHAIFVGEDAPNLGDYRALAKFILDRISPRSLTFSEGVCDQLDHASPNACFGGKLGIDVSQPSASPAPQVLSDEDLLESFHNVKKDVVSLAQHFTECKNPFVLVNLKKSSSVRETFELLCKEAGANFKILIFTDEKNDPNNLYMSLWRVVNNIDALRDVFINGEHIGIDATSKGAQDGYDRQWPGETLCSREVLETLVARGLIERDEEFWHKFEIV, from the coding sequence ATGAAAAGTGTAGAAAATATAGAAAATCTCATAACGAGCAATCCTTGGATTCACAAACTCCATAAGGCTGGGCTTTTGCGCATTATCGCTGAGCCTTGCGATATCGATTTAGAAATCGCTCACATTAGCTATATCGAGGTGAAAAAGCCAAATTCGCAAGCTCTGCTTTTTTTGAACCCGACAAATTCAGCTGGGGCGAAATTTGCGCCGGTGCTGACAAATGTTTTTGGGAGTTTTGAGGCGCTAAATTTGATTTTAGGCCGTGAAGTAGAGGAGATCGCAGGCGAAATCGAAGCACTTTTAAAGCCAAAAAAACCAAAGAATTTTAAAGAAAAAATAGATTTTCTCTCGTATTTAGTATCGCTTCGCAAGGTTTTTACAAAAAGAAAAAAAGTGCGGGGCGAGTGTCAGCAGGTCGTGCATACTGGTGCGGATGTCGATTTGGGCTCGCTTCCTATCCTAAAAACTTGGAAAAACGACGGCGGAGCGTTTATTACTATGGGGCAGGTTTATACGAAAGATTTAAACGGCGATACCCAAAATTTGGGCATGTATCGCTTGCAAGTCTATGATAAAAACCACCTTGGCATGCACTGGCAAATTCACAAGGACGGCGCGCATCTCTACCACGAATACGCGCGCGCTGGGCGCAAAATGCCAGTATCAGTGGCGATCGGTGGCGATCCGCTGTATATCTGGTGCGGTCAAGCGCCCCTGCCAAAGGGCGTTTTCGAGCTTTTACTCTATGGTTTTATCCGCAAAGAGCCAGCCTGCCTAGTCAAATCTATCACAAACGATATTTATGTCCCGCATGATGCGGATTTCGTGATAGAGGGCTTCGTGGAGCCTGGCGAGATGTGCGATGAGGGGCCATTTGGCGATCATACGGGCTTTTATACGCCGATTTTGCCGTTTCCGGTGATGAGAGTGGAGGCTATCACGCACAAAACAAATCCGATTTTTGCCGCCACGGTCGTGGGCAAACCGCCACTAGAAGATAAATTTATGGGATACGCCACGGAGCGCATTTTCTTGCCACTTTTTCGCACGAGCGCGCCTGATTTGATTGATTATCGTATGCCTGAAAATGGGGTTTTCCACAACCTGATTTTGGCTAAATTTCACTCTCGCTACCCAGCGCACGCACAGCAGTTAATGCACGCATTTTGGGGTGTGGGGCAGATGAGCTTCGTAAAACACGCGATTTTTGTGGGTGAAGATGCGCCAAATTTGGGTGATTATAGGGCGCTGGCAAAATTTATCCTTGATAGGATTTCGCCTAGATCGCTCACATTTAGCGAGGGTGTGTGCGACCAGCTAGATCACGCTAGTCCAAATGCGTGCTTTGGCGGTAAGCTTGGTATCGATGTTTCGCAGCCTAGCGCGAGTCCTGCGCCACAGGTGCTTAGCGATGAGGATTTGTTGGAGAGCTTTCATAATGTCAAAAAAGATGTAGTCTCCCTAGCGCAGCACTTTACCGAGTGCAAAAATCCCTTTGTGCTTGTGAATTTGAAAAAATCTTCGAGTGTGAGGGAGACCTTTGAACTGCTCTGCAAAGAAGCTGGGGCGAATTTTAAAATTTTGATTTTCACAGATGAGAAAAACGACCCAAACAACCTGTATATGAGCCTTTGGCGTGTGGTGAATAATATCGACGCTCTGCGCGATGTTTTTATAAATGGCGAGCATATCGGAATCGACGCTACTAGCAAGGGCGCGCAGGACGGGTATGATAGGCAGTGGCCGGGCGAGACGCTGTGTTCGCGCGAAGTGCTAGAAACTCTGGTAGCTAGGGGGCTTATCGAGCGCGACGAAGAGTTTTGGCATAAATTTGAGATAGTTTAA
- a CDS encoding methionine ABC transporter permease codes for MFESIQGFFNSQITSLLLEATRDTLYMTFVSTFLAFLLGSVLAIVLVLTRAGGLYENRSLYAVLDIVVNILRSFPFIILLIVLFPFTKMLVGTSIGTTAAIVPLTIGSAPFIARLIESALVEVDPGVIEAAKSFGASKSQIIFRVMFVEALPAIINAITLTLIVIIGFTAMAGTVGGGGLGDVAIRYGFQRFRPDIMAYTVVILIVVVQIIQSVGNLLYKITKK; via the coding sequence ATGTTTGAGAGCATACAGGGATTTTTTAATTCACAGATTACTTCGCTTTTGTTAGAGGCGACGCGAGATACGCTGTATATGACCTTCGTATCGACATTTTTGGCGTTTTTGCTAGGTAGCGTGCTAGCTATCGTGCTGGTGCTCACGCGCGCTGGCGGGCTATACGAAAACCGCTCGCTATACGCGGTGCTTGATATCGTGGTGAATATCTTGCGAAGTTTCCCGTTTATTATCCTGCTAATCGTGCTGTTTCCATTTACGAAAATGCTCGTAGGCACGAGTATCGGCACCACGGCGGCGATTGTGCCTCTAACAATCGGCTCTGCGCCATTTATCGCGCGTCTAATCGAAAGTGCGCTAGTCGAGGTCGATCCTGGCGTAATCGAGGCTGCGAAGAGCTTCGGGGCGAGTAAGTCGCAGATAATCTTCCGCGTGATGTTCGTCGAGGCACTGCCTGCGATAATAAACGCGATTACGCTTACTTTGATTGTGATTATCGGATTTACGGCTATGGCTGGCACGGTCGGTGGCGGGGGACTTGGCGATGTGGCGATTAGGTATGGATTTCAGCGTTTTCGCCCTGATATTATGGCTTATACGGTCGTGATTTTGATAGTAGTCGTGCAGATTATCCAAAGCGTGGGAAATCTGCTATATAAAATCACGAAAAAATAG